In the genome of Palaemon carinicauda isolate YSFRI2023 chromosome 13, ASM3689809v2, whole genome shotgun sequence, one region contains:
- the LOC137651466 gene encoding uncharacterized protein, producing the protein MALHVARNDSNELFFSTVRRPLADILQKLDQRHCSIIIFTDAHLPDSTIFKVRRSSWCTTIMLISQNVNFLDAFAEWSDKGFLMEWETRLLVITSVPSQDVKPFLGAHWAFSMMNSLLVNVPTKSPYVACDIISYLPYSTTGSKVVKLASWRENTGMSSIRSGVQLFPEKYNNFYGSEMNMTVFPFTPYWMTVEQDVHDKGPVQTLTGRDYIMLEVMAKALNFTINVLPEGEWDFVGLRTTYQLTASRSVTNNISVNGFTFSYEQHIS; encoded by the exons ATGGCGCTGCATGTGGCTAGAAACG ACAGCAATGAACTGTTTTTCTCGACCGTGCGCAGACCACTAGCAGACATCTTGCAGAAGTTGGATCAACGCCATTGCTCTATCATTATCTTTACCGATGCCCATCTCCCGGATTCAACGATTTTTAAG GTACGAAGGAGTTCGTGGTGTACAACCATTATGCTAATCAGCCAAAACGTGAATTTTCTGGACGCATTTGCAGAGTGGTCTGATAAAGGTTTTCTAATGGAATGGGAGACTCGTCTACTTGTCATCACCTCCGTGCCCAGCCAAGATGTCAAGCCGTTTCTTGGTGCTCATTGGGCATTCTCCATGATGAATTCCCTGCTGGTTAACGTTCCTACGAAGTCTCCTTATGTTGC ATGTGACATCATTTCGTACCTGCCTTATTCCACAACTGGATCTAAAGTGGTGAAACTTGCAAGCTGGAGAGAAAATACAGGCATGTCCAGTATCAGGTCAGGTGTCCAGCTGTTCCCAGAGAAATACAATAA TTTCTATGGTTCCGAGATGAACATGACCGTGTTCCCCTTCACCCCTTACTGGATGACAGTCGAGCAAGATGTACACGACAAAGGCCCTGTTCAGACTTTAACTGGTCGTGATTATATTATGTTGGAAGTCATGGCCAAAGCCCTCAACTTTACTATCAATGTTTTACCAGAAGGAGAATGGGACTTTGTAGGt TTACGAACAACATATCAGTTAACGGCTTCACGTTCAGTTACGAACAACATATCAGTTAACGGCTTCACGTTCAGCTACGAACAACATATCAGTTAA